The Brachyspira hampsonii genomic interval GTATGTATGTATCATAAAAAAACTCCTTAAAAATTTATTCTTTATATATCAGTAAAATATGTATGATTCATTGTCATCAAAAACTTACAGTTATTAATTACTATTTAATAGTACAATTATAATATATCTTTTATTTCTACAACCTGAACTTTATCCGTAAAAAGATTAATCACTACTAATTTAATGCTTTTTGTTTTATTTTCTACATTTTTAGCTTCTGCAAGATAATAATAATTGCCTCCTCTAACTATTTTTTGTCCCAAATAAAGCTCAGCTTCATAGTCAAGACCTAAAACATTATGCATACCTTTGTCAAATAATTTAAGTAAATCATGAGCCTCTGTAGAATCAATTATTCTTATAGAAGCTTCATCTTCTTTAGAGCATACTATACCTCCGATTGAAAATTCTGAGGCTTTTAATATAGTTTCTGTTTCTACAAGACAAGTTCTTCCTTCTCCATCAACATTTATTATTATTAATTCATAATATGGTGTAGGATTAGGAATAACAACTTCGCTTCTAGATATAAATGCATAATTTATACCATTAACTACTTGTTCTCCTAAATAAAGCATTAATTCTCTATGAACTCCGAATAAATTAGTTCCTTCCTCAAAAATATCTTTTAATTCTTTAGATACCTTATTTTTTTGTATTACATTTATTTGAAAACTTCCTAGCATTATAAAAACTCCTTAAAATTTATTCTTAATTAGTTATTTAAGATTATAAAGAGTATATATATTATGTAAACTATATATAGTCGGCATAAAGAGCAAATATGCAACCGATAACATAGATATGTATTATTTGTAAAAAGAAGATTAATAATTTAAAATAATAAATAACTTATGTTTAGCAATTTTTTAGTAACATAAGTTATTTATATTTTTTAATAATTATAATATATCTTTTATTTCTACAACTTTAGATCCGCTTGAAGGATTATTAACTGTTACTAATTGAATACCTTTTACTGTAGTTTCTACATTTTGAACTTGTGCTATATAATAATAATCAATACCTGTAACAAGTTTATCTCCTAAGTATAGTTCAACATCATAATCATATTCTTTGACTTTTTTAACCAATTTCATTTCTTCTTCTGTTCCTTCTTTTATATTTTTAGTATTACTTACAGCACTGTTAAATAAGTTTATCAATTCATTAGCATATACTGAATCAATTATTCTTATAATGGCTTCATCAGCTTTAGAGCATGTTATTCCGCCAAACATACCTTTCTCCGCGTTTTTAATTATAGTAGTTGCTTTTAAATCACTAATTTTTATATTGCCATTATCATAAGTAACATTTACTATTATTAATTCATAATATGGTACAGAATAAGGTACAACAATTTCACTTCTTGAAATATAAGCATAATTATACCCATGAACCAATTGTCTTCCTAAATAAAGCATTAATTCTCTTCTTACACCTTGCATATTTGTAGCTTCATCAAATATGTGTTGTATTTCTGCACTTACAGCATTTTTTTGAAGAACTTCTATTTCAAAACTTCCTAGCATCATAAAAACTCCTTAAATTTATTCTTGATTAATTAAAATTATAAAGAGTATATATATTATGTAAACTATATATAGTTGGCATATAGTATCTATACAACCGATAACATGACATGTTTCATTTGTAAAAATGAATTGATTAAATAAAATATATAAATATTAAACTTGTTTCAAAAATAAATTATATAGATATTTATAGTATTTCATTATTTAATTTATATAATTAAGTTTTTCGCCCACGCGTTAAAGTAGTTCCATAAAACATGTACAATTAATAATTACAATGCCAACTATGAATTTTAATATTTCTTACCGCGTGCTATAAAAATCCGCAAATTTAAAAAGAACTTGGGCGGGCATTCTTTTATTAATAAAGTAATAAGTATTAATAAAATATTTATTTCAGAGGAAAGTATTTAACCTTAAAGGATGGGCAGTGAGAATAAAATTTTTTGCTTTATTACAATTCCCACCCTCTAGTCTTATTGTTCAATTTTTAAATTTAAATTTTATTTGTCTTTTTAATTTGTCATCATTTATTAAAGCCCACCCAAATTTTGATTACATTTTTAATATTTACAACGCACGCAAAGTTTATTTTTTAATATAGTAAAAATTGTATTGTTAATAGATTTATATTTATTGTTTTATCTACCGTGCGGTGTATAGACTATAAATTTAAATACACTTGGGCGGGTGCTAATAAATTAGAATAAAACATAAAAACAAATAAGATTATAATTGCATAAAGAAATAATAAATCTATAGGGCGGGGAGTTAGAATAAAATTTTTTGATTTATTCTAATTCAACTGTATATAATAGTTGATTAAAAACTACTTGAGAATATTATGTATAAAATTTAGTAATTTATAAATTATAAAAACAATGTTTTATATATCGTATAATTGGTTATTTTAGTATATATAAATATGCAGTCTTTCACCAAAGGTGGGCTTCGCCTGTGCCGCACCTGCCTACGAGAGGTATACTTCGTATGCACGCAGAGCGCAGCATGACTGTGTACTTCATAACTATAATTAAAAAATATTAAATCAAAAATTTATAAATATTAATAATCTCTCTCTATTGTCTCAATCAATTTATTATTAGTGTAATCCAAACCAAAGAAATCAACTACTTCAGAGGTTATATTATCATATATTATTATGTTAACTCCATTAGTAGTTTTTCTTAAGTTACTCCTGCTTATCATTATTCTGTTTCCATTTTCAACTACCAAATCATTGTATTTATTAAGTTCTTTATGATAAAGATAATTAGTTTCACCCATTGAAGAAAATACTAATTTGTTTTTATCTATAACATAAGAAATATTATTGGTATACATTTCATTAGTTATATTGAAATTAGAATAAAGACCTTTTACTACGCTGTCATTAGTGCTGTATTCTCCAAGCATATTTATTACTATGGTATAATTATTAAGATTAGTTATTTTTGTTATATAGTTATGAATATTATCTATGTCTCTAAGATTCATGTCATAAACTCTATTGTATTCATATAAAGCATTTTTATCCCAAGTATTATAATTGCTGTCTCCTTTTCTGTCTGGCAAATCAAAATTATCTTTTAAATATTTTCCTAAAAACGAAGTATATTTTTCTACACCCTTATAATTCAAATGCCCTGCATCATTATAATCAGTCCAAAAATCTAAATCATAATCATCATAATAATGATTAAAATTCATAAAAGGAACATCATACTCTTTTGCAATATCTCCTACCATATTAAAATGCCTAGCCTCATCATCAGTCATAGGAAAAGGAGAAGCTATCACTACTATAGGTATATTATTTGTTTTGGCAAGCTCTAATATTTTTCTGTAATAAGTTTCCTGCTGTTTTAGTAAAGGCAGAGTATCTTTTATATTTTTTATATTGGGCTCTTTAACAGGAAATGTTTTATTATGAAAAGAATAGCCTTTAAAATATTTATAATGATTATAATTATTAGCATAAGGAATAAAATCTTCATCTTTTAAATCTTTGTATCTGTTATGATATCTATACATAGGATTAATAAACTCATCAAATCTGTCTGCAGCAGTAACTTTTAAAGAGTCTATTCTATTTTGAGACCATCTTAATGCATAAGTAGCTGCTACTATCTGATAATCTACAACATTAGTTCTGCTTGCTGCTATGATATAGGACTCTAATGCGATTAATTTTGGCTTTTGATATTTTAATGCTTCAACTAAATAATGATAAGTGCCCCATATAGGCTGACTTCCAGATGTGAAATTATAAGCGGCAATTCCGTACTTATTATATAAAGCAGCGGGATTAATATTGTAATGCACATGACTGCTTCCAAGAATAAGTAAATCTATGCTGTTAGTTTTCTGTTCATAAAAACTGTCGCCCTGATATATACCATTCTCATTTTTAAATCTTAATACTCTGCTGGAAGTCCAAAGTAATATAATAAATACAGCTATAAAGCAAATAATTTTTAATGTGTTTTTTATCATATTATAAACAGCCTATTATTTTTTATATTCGAACTCAAAAAATATAAAAAATTTTTAAATTTATTAATTTTTTTATTCAACTTTTTCCCGCCGCAAAAAGTTGCAAAAAGTGCAAAAATAATATTAAATGTCGCTAACTATATTTTAGACTTGTTTCAAAACTAATTTTATTTATTAATTGTGGATACTGCTACCACTATGCATTCCGACAAAGTCCGCCTCGCGAAGCGTGCCGTAGGCAGGTGTCGGCAGGCGAGAAAAAAAGGACTAAATATTTATATACTAAAATAATAAGTTATACAACTCGTAAAACATTATTTTTGTAATTGATAGATTATAAAAATTTCATATATAATCTTGTCAAGTACTTTTGAAATAAGTCTTTTATATGTATACTAAATTATTAAAACTCTTATATAATAATACCTCCTAAAACTGAAAATATATAAACTGCTTAGGATCAAAGCCTGCACCATATTTGCCGTATATGATTATAAAAAATAATAAGAAAAATATTACAGCCCATCTAAAATACAAGCATTGATTTTTTAAAAACTCATAAATAGTTTCTTTCTTTATATACTTAATAACATCAACTAAAAATAACACTATCAAAGATATTATAAGTATATTCATTTCAAAACTGTCTAATCCCAATTTGTATAAAGATCCGTCAAACAAACGCCATAAATCTATTTTAGTAAACATTCTCTTTATATAATAAAAAGCATCATGTATAGTTTCTGCCCTAAAAAATATCCAAGCCAAATCTACTATTATAAATGTAATAATCACCTCAAGAAGTTTAAAGCTGAAACTTTTTACCTTTACACCAAATTTATTTAAAACATTAGTTCTAAACTTTGAAGTAATATCTTCTATTAAATAGCATATTCCATGAATAGCACCCCAAGCTATGAATGTAAAATTAGCTCCATGCCATAAACCGCTTACTAAAAATGTTAATAATATATTAAAACTTCTTCTTAATTTTGAGCACCTATTTCCGCCCAAAGGTATATAAAGGTAATCTCTAAACCAAGTAGATAATGATATATGCCATCTTCCCCAAAACTCTTTTATACTTCTAGCAAAATAAGGAGTATTAAAGTTTTCCATTAAATCTATTCCCATAACTTTAGCTGTTCCTATTGCTATAAGTGAGTAGCTAGCAAAATCACAGTATATCTGCACTGCGAAAAGTAATGCTGATAATAATAATTCTGATGTGTTATAAATATAATACCTATTAAAAACAGTATCTACCAATATAGAAGCCCTATCTGCTATTACCATTTTCTGAAAATAACCAAAAAGCATTAAAATAAGACCTTCTGTTATTCTTTGATAATCGAATCTTTTTATTTTATCCATATTCTGAATCTGTCCAAGCAAATGCTTTGAACGCTCTATAGGACCTGCAACTAACTGCGGAAAAAATGATACAAACAATGCATACTTGATAATATTTTTTTCAGATTTTATTTCACCTCTGTAAACATCTATAGTGTAACTTAATGCCTGAAATGTATAAAATGATATCCCCACAGGTAAAATTATATCAAAAGGCTTTTCTATTAATTTTATATTAAATGCTGATAAAATCATATTTATATTTAATAGTAAAAAGTCAAAATACTTAAAAAATATTAGTA includes:
- a CDS encoding SGNH/GDSL hydrolase family protein, which produces MIKNTLKIICFIAVFIILLWTSSRVLRFKNENGIYQGDSFYEQKTNSIDLLILGSSHVHYNINPAALYNKYGIAAYNFTSGSQPIWGTYHYLVEALKYQKPKLIALESYIIAASRTNVVDYQIVAATYALRWSQNRIDSLKVTAADRFDEFINPMYRYHNRYKDLKDEDFIPYANNYNHYKYFKGYSFHNKTFPVKEPNIKNIKDTLPLLKQQETYYRKILELAKTNNIPIVVIASPFPMTDDEARHFNMVGDIAKEYDVPFMNFNHYYDDYDLDFWTDYNDAGHLNYKGVEKYTSFLGKYLKDNFDLPDRKGDSNYNTWDKNALYEYNRVYDMNLRDIDNIHNYITKITNLNNYTIVINMLGEYSTNDSVVKGLYSNFNITNEMYTNNISYVIDKNKLVFSSMGETNYLYHKELNKYNDLVVENGNRIMISRSNLRKTTNGVNIIIYDNITSEVVDFFGLDYTNNKLIETIERDY
- a CDS encoding MBOAT family O-acyltransferase, which produces MLFNSTDFLIFFPITLILYWIFPKKLRYICLFIASYIFYMFWNPKYALLMGTSTVVTFLSGILIEKLKYKRIVVAFSFIINIAILIFFKYFDFLLLNINMILSAFNIKLIEKPFDIILPVGISFYTFQALSYTIDVYRGEIKSEKNIIKYALFVSFFPQLVAGPIERSKHLLGQIQNMDKIKRFDYQRITEGLILMLFGYFQKMVIADRASILVDTVFNRYYIYNTSELLLSALLFAVQIYCDFASYSLIAIGTAKVMGIDLMENFNTPYFARSIKEFWGRWHISLSTWFRDYLYIPLGGNRCSKLRRSFNILLTFLVSGLWHGANFTFIAWGAIHGICYLIEDITSKFRTNVLNKFGVKVKSFSFKLLEVIITFIIVDLAWIFFRAETIHDAFYYIKRMFTKIDLWRLFDGSLYKLGLDSFEMNILIISLIVLFLVDVIKYIKKETIYEFLKNQCLYFRWAVIFFLLFFIIIYGKYGAGFDPKQFIYFQF